In the Micromonospora narathiwatensis genome, one interval contains:
- a CDS encoding PH domain-containing protein: MLSTIDRAADRQYLAGIEPNCPCAALLFASAWLVPVEAGEAGPAPQPTRKLATGPANQGIPGRRMDAAGHHGGMRRWQRPYSLDAVSGFAVQGLVAAVGVGTFLVVMFAREEVPTPLAILFGVWLTGSVAVTARRAMLGVYVSDDGIRSRSMLRTTTVPWASVSAVRSGAAIVAGLDQGRTAITIERTDGVSVPTPIQRGGLVRSFLFWLNLGQVATWPEHYDEILATLQAHHRDARRRRQTASDDRPAQPSAAGPASPSTDVGRAPTARDASTDDRRRDIHTLTRQHQRGALTDAEFAAELARIRDTD; encoded by the coding sequence ATGTTATCGACCATCGACCGTGCCGCAGATAGGCAGTATCTAGCTGGTATTGAGCCGAATTGTCCTTGCGCTGCCCTCCTGTTCGCGTCGGCGTGGCTGGTGCCGGTCGAGGCCGGCGAGGCCGGACCAGCGCCGCAGCCGACGAGGAAACTGGCTACAGGTCCCGCGAACCAGGGCATTCCGGGCCGGCGGATGGACGCCGCTGGTCACCATGGCGGCATGCGCAGATGGCAACGCCCGTACTCGCTCGACGCCGTGTCCGGCTTCGCGGTGCAGGGACTGGTCGCGGCGGTCGGTGTCGGCACGTTCCTCGTGGTCATGTTTGCCCGCGAGGAGGTGCCGACACCGTTGGCGATCCTCTTCGGGGTGTGGTTGACCGGTTCCGTCGCCGTCACGGCGCGGCGGGCGATGCTCGGGGTCTACGTCAGTGACGACGGGATCCGGTCCCGGTCCATGCTGCGTACGACCACGGTGCCGTGGGCGTCGGTATCGGCCGTCCGCAGCGGCGCGGCCATCGTGGCGGGCCTGGATCAGGGCCGCACCGCGATCACCATCGAACGAACCGACGGAGTCTCGGTACCGACTCCGATACAGCGCGGCGGCCTCGTCCGGTCGTTCCTGTTCTGGCTCAACCTGGGCCAGGTGGCCACCTGGCCGGAACACTACGACGAGATCCTGGCGACACTGCAGGCCCACCACCGTGACGCGCGGCGCCGCCGGCAGACGGCGTCCGACGATCGGCCGGCCCAGCCTTCCGCCGCCGGGCCGGCGAGCCCGTCCACCGACGTCGGCCGGGCACCCACGGCCCGCGATGCCTCGACCGACGACAGGCGGCGCGACATCCACACGCTGACCCGGCAGCACCAGCGCGGCGCGCTCACCGACGCCGAGTTCGCCGCGGAACTGGCGAGGATCCGCGACACCGACTGA
- a CDS encoding glycoside hydrolase family 26 protein, which translates to MAAKRGMLALALAVVLPIAGLTGCASDKATPGASSAAAAKAAPARVFGVATDPWKVDDWAAAVGENPTMVMEFEAWSRDRTIDNHFEELRRNGVQTFMLTWEPWTTVSAAEGKEAQYAEQPEFSNAAIAAGKKDAYIRAFAESIAKSGLRVYVRFGHEMNGDWYPWSRDPANYVAAWRRMVDIFREAGADNARFVFSVNPSLFEPLATWEATVRRYWPGDEYVDLLGSTMINFGGKKEYTVGEFVERFERARQLFGKKLIITEMNTAAQGRVKWLVDLRTWLATTGASWVEGVVLSQAESRGAAQLGNKVGNLSWNVTTDPETQPVIRGIIKDCQAAPAA; encoded by the coding sequence ATGGCTGCCAAGCGTGGCATGCTCGCGCTCGCGCTCGCGGTTGTGCTGCCGATCGCGGGCCTGACCGGGTGCGCGTCGGACAAGGCGACCCCCGGCGCCAGCAGCGCGGCAGCGGCGAAGGCCGCACCGGCTCGGGTGTTCGGCGTCGCCACCGACCCCTGGAAGGTCGACGACTGGGCGGCCGCGGTCGGCGAGAACCCGACCATGGTGATGGAGTTCGAGGCCTGGAGCCGCGACCGCACCATCGACAACCACTTCGAGGAGCTGCGGCGCAACGGCGTACAGACCTTCATGTTGACGTGGGAGCCGTGGACGACGGTCAGCGCGGCGGAGGGCAAGGAAGCCCAGTACGCCGAGCAGCCGGAGTTCAGCAACGCGGCGATCGCCGCGGGCAAGAAGGACGCGTACATCCGGGCCTTCGCCGAGTCCATCGCCAAGTCCGGGCTGAGGGTCTACGTCCGGTTCGGGCACGAGATGAATGGCGACTGGTACCCGTGGAGCCGGGATCCGGCAAACTACGTGGCGGCGTGGCGAAGGATGGTGGACATCTTCCGCGAGGCCGGCGCCGACAACGCCCGGTTCGTGTTCTCGGTCAACCCGTCGCTCTTCGAGCCGCTCGCCACCTGGGAGGCCACCGTCCGGCGGTACTGGCCCGGCGACGAGTACGTCGACCTGCTCGGTTCCACCATGATCAACTTCGGTGGCAAGAAGGAGTACACGGTAGGCGAGTTCGTCGAGCGGTTCGAGCGGGCGCGGCAGCTCTTCGGCAAGAAGCTCATCATCACCGAGATGAACACCGCGGCGCAGGGTCGCGTGAAGTGGCTGGTCGACCTGCGCACCTGGCTCGCCACCACCGGCGCCTCCTGGGTCGAGGGCGTCGTCCTCTCCCAGGCCGAGTCGCGGGGCGCGGCGCAGCTCGGCAACAAGGTCGGAAACCTGTCCTGGAATGTCACGACCGACCCTGAGACGCAGCCCGTCATCCGGGGCATCATCAAGGACTGCCAGGCGGCCCCGGCCGCCTGA
- a CDS encoding RNA polymerase sigma-70 factor, with protein sequence MDSATEAFLAHRNLLFTVAYEMLGSAADAEDVLQETWLRWVGVDLGVVRDQRAYLVRITTRQALSRLRTLRRRKESYVGPWLPEPLLTAPDVAEDVELADSVSMAMLLVLETLTPTERAVFVLREVFDLAYDEIAEAVDKSPAAVRQIAHRARAHVAARRPRGVTSAAETRDAIEAFQRAVETGDLRQLLDILAPDVVLIGDGGGVVKAVLSPVVGADKVCRLLTAGLGRIAAAVSPHPAQVNGCPALILRIDGEIDTVVAVRVDDGLVTGLYAVRNPAKLSRIERETAVSR encoded by the coding sequence ATGGACTCCGCCACCGAGGCGTTCCTCGCCCACCGAAACCTGCTCTTCACGGTCGCGTACGAGATGCTCGGCTCGGCCGCCGACGCGGAGGACGTCCTGCAGGAGACCTGGCTGCGGTGGGTGGGCGTGGACCTCGGCGTGGTGCGGGACCAGCGCGCGTACCTGGTCCGGATCACCACCCGTCAGGCGCTGAGCCGGCTGCGAACGCTGCGCCGGCGCAAGGAGTCCTACGTCGGCCCCTGGCTGCCCGAGCCGCTGCTGACCGCGCCCGACGTGGCCGAGGACGTCGAGTTGGCCGACAGCGTCTCGATGGCCATGCTGCTGGTGCTGGAGACCCTCACCCCGACCGAGCGGGCGGTGTTCGTACTGCGCGAGGTGTTCGACCTGGCGTACGACGAGATCGCGGAGGCCGTCGACAAGAGTCCTGCCGCGGTCCGTCAGATCGCCCACCGGGCCCGGGCACACGTCGCCGCACGTCGACCGCGCGGGGTCACCTCCGCCGCCGAGACCCGCGACGCGATCGAGGCGTTCCAACGGGCGGTCGAGACGGGCGACCTGCGGCAACTGCTCGACATCCTCGCACCGGACGTCGTCCTGATCGGTGACGGCGGCGGAGTCGTGAAGGCGGTCCTGTCGCCCGTCGTGGGGGCCGACAAGGTGTGCCGCCTGCTGACCGCCGGGCTGGGCAGGATCGCCGCCGCGGTGTCGCCGCATCCGGCACAGGTCAATGGTTGCCCGGCGCTGATTCTCCGGATCGACGGTGAGATCGACACCGTCGTCGCGGTCCGCGTCGACGACGGCCTCGTCACCGGGCTCTACGCCGTGCGTAATCCCGCGAAGTTGTCCCGTATCGAGCGGGAGACGGCGGTCAGCCGTTGA
- a CDS encoding lysine N(6)-hydroxylase/L-ornithine N(5)-oxygenase family protein, whose product MSTTHDFVAIGLGPYNLGLACLAEPIADLDGVFLEARSEFDWHPGMLLESSRLQTPFIADLVSLADPTSPYSFLNYLKESGRLYPFYIRESFYPLRREYNDYCRWAAGKLPGLRFGHEVTSVRYDDDGYTVSATVGATGKTREFRGRHLVLGTGTPPYLPAACAGLGGDVIHNSRYLEHRDTLRAKDSITIVGSGQSAAEIYHELLTDLDNHHYQLNWVTRSPRFFPLEYTKLTLEMTSPDYVDYFHALPEPTRYRLESEQKGLFKGINSDLINDIFDLLYAHGLDGPVRTRLLTNTELTDARYDESTGGYTLDLRHVEQERDFTLDTDGLILATGYRYQVPDFLEPVRDRLRRDAHGRFDVARNYTIDHAGREVFLQNAGTHTHSITSPDLGMGPYRNSWIIRELTGREHYPIEKRIAFQEFGVPAGASS is encoded by the coding sequence ATGTCCACCACCCACGACTTCGTCGCGATCGGCCTGGGCCCGTACAACCTCGGGCTGGCCTGCCTGGCCGAGCCGATCGCCGACCTGGACGGTGTCTTCCTGGAGGCCCGGTCGGAGTTCGACTGGCACCCCGGAATGCTGCTGGAGTCGAGCCGGCTCCAGACGCCGTTCATCGCCGACCTGGTCAGCCTGGCCGACCCGACCTCGCCGTACTCGTTCCTCAACTACCTGAAGGAGTCCGGACGGCTCTATCCGTTCTACATCCGGGAGAGCTTCTATCCGCTGCGCCGGGAGTACAACGACTACTGCCGCTGGGCGGCCGGAAAGCTGCCGGGCCTCCGCTTCGGCCACGAGGTCACGTCGGTCCGGTACGACGACGACGGGTACACCGTCAGTGCCACGGTCGGTGCGACCGGGAAGACGAGGGAGTTCCGCGGGCGGCACCTGGTGCTGGGCACCGGCACCCCGCCGTACCTGCCGGCGGCCTGCGCCGGGCTCGGCGGGGATGTGATCCACAACTCCCGTTACCTGGAACACCGGGACACGCTGCGGGCCAAGGACAGCATCACCATCGTCGGCAGTGGACAGAGCGCCGCCGAGATCTACCACGAGCTGCTCACCGACCTCGACAACCACCACTACCAGCTCAACTGGGTGACCCGGTCGCCCCGCTTCTTCCCCCTCGAATACACCAAGCTCACCCTGGAGATGACCTCCCCCGACTACGTGGACTACTTCCACGCCCTGCCCGAGCCGACCCGCTACCGCCTGGAGTCCGAGCAGAAGGGCCTGTTCAAGGGGATCAACTCCGACCTGATCAACGACATCTTCGACCTGCTCTACGCCCACGGCCTGGACGGGCCGGTACGCACCCGGCTGCTCACCAACACCGAGCTGACCGACGCCCGGTACGACGAGTCGACCGGCGGTTACACGCTCGACCTGCGCCACGTCGAGCAGGAACGGGACTTCACCCTGGACACCGATGGGCTGATCCTGGCCACCGGCTACCGCTACCAGGTGCCGGACTTCCTGGAACCGGTGCGCGACCGGCTCCGCCGGGACGCGCACGGCCGCTTCGACGTGGCCCGCAACTACACCATCGACCACGCCGGACGGGAGGTCTTCCTCCAGAACGCCGGCACCCACACCCACAGCATCACCTCGCCCGACCTGGGCATGGGCCCGTACCGCAACTCGTGGATCATCCGGGAGCTGACCGGACGGGAGCACTACCCGATCGAGAAGCGGATCGCGTTCCAGGAGTTCGGCGTGCCGGCGGGAGCGTCGTCGTGA
- a CDS encoding glycosyltransferase family 2 protein — MLAFLLQLRAWTETGEFFLFALFMLGIWLLWILRVCLAAYYRPVDEPYEVTTSVIIPVVDEPEDLFRSVVGRIIEQRPTEIIVVINGPRNEVLEKICTDLGVRWVWTDIPGKRNALKVGIGMATSDIAVLVDSDTVWSSHTLSELVKPFRDPKVGGVTTRQRILDPGRTVLTRWADWLENVRNEYSMPAMSVLGTVGCLPGRTIAFRRSILVRCMDRFLTERFLGVFLEVSDDRTLTNYTLLSGFRTVYQSTSLVYTDAPTQLKKLAKQQYRWARGSQYNTLRMLPWMLRNTPLLAVFYIADIIVPFVLVGSFVSWGVTLATGANSELYNSLPLPSQPLVAVLSILLLAGLMTTLSLAVRFGRHFAYRPRDMLHLPAFMLINTLMLMPIRVLGFFRMAHNAGWGTRAGGFAGEKERNPQLIVPYVLGSLMLAASVMIGV, encoded by the coding sequence ATGTTGGCTTTCCTCCTCCAGCTCAGGGCCTGGACGGAGACGGGTGAATTCTTCCTGTTCGCCCTCTTCATGCTGGGCATCTGGCTGCTGTGGATCCTGCGGGTGTGTCTCGCTGCCTACTACCGTCCGGTCGACGAGCCGTACGAGGTGACGACGTCGGTCATCATCCCGGTGGTGGACGAGCCCGAGGACCTCTTCCGGTCGGTGGTCGGGCGGATCATCGAGCAACGCCCCACCGAGATCATCGTCGTGATCAACGGTCCGCGTAACGAGGTGCTCGAAAAGATCTGTACGGATCTGGGCGTGCGCTGGGTCTGGACGGACATCCCGGGTAAGCGCAACGCCCTGAAGGTGGGCATCGGCATGGCCACCTCCGACATCGCGGTGCTCGTCGACTCCGACACCGTCTGGTCCAGCCACACCCTGTCGGAACTGGTCAAGCCGTTCCGCGATCCGAAGGTCGGCGGCGTCACGACCCGTCAGCGGATCCTCGATCCGGGCCGCACGGTGCTGACCCGGTGGGCCGACTGGCTGGAGAACGTCCGGAACGAGTACTCGATGCCGGCAATGAGCGTGCTCGGCACGGTCGGCTGCCTGCCGGGCCGGACCATCGCGTTCCGCCGGTCCATTCTGGTGCGCTGCATGGACCGCTTCCTCACCGAACGCTTCCTCGGCGTGTTCCTTGAGGTCAGCGACGACCGCACGTTGACCAACTACACGCTGCTGAGCGGGTTCCGGACGGTGTACCAGTCGACGTCGCTGGTCTACACGGACGCGCCGACGCAGCTCAAGAAGTTGGCCAAGCAGCAGTACCGCTGGGCGCGTGGGTCGCAGTACAACACCCTGCGCATGCTGCCGTGGATGCTGCGGAACACCCCCCTGCTCGCCGTGTTCTACATCGCCGACATCATCGTTCCCTTCGTCCTCGTCGGCTCCTTCGTCTCCTGGGGGGTGACGCTCGCGACGGGGGCGAACTCGGAGCTGTACAACTCCCTGCCGCTGCCCTCCCAGCCGCTGGTGGCGGTGCTCTCGATCCTGCTCCTGGCCGGGCTGATGACCACCCTCTCGCTGGCGGTGCGCTTCGGCCGGCACTTCGCGTACCGGCCGAGAGACATGCTGCACCTGCCCGCGTTCATGCTGATCAACACCCTCATGTTGATGCCGATCCGGGTGCTCGGGTTCTTCCGGATGGCGCACAACGCGGGCTGGGGCACGCGGGCCGGTGGGTTCGCCGGCGAGAAGGAACGCAACCCGCAGTTGATCGTGCCGTACGTGCTAGGGAGTCTGATGCTGGCCGCATCGGTGATGATCGGTGTCTGA
- a CDS encoding IucA/IucC family protein, giving the protein MNPVQSPAPDLSPAPDRSVAHLTPAHWERANRLLVRKALAEFAHERLLTPEPIGADRYVVRGDDGTVEYRFTAQVLTLEHWHIDPDSITRHRDGRELPLDALDLCTDLRGALGLSDRVLPLYLEEITSTLAGTAYKLSRPPVPAAELARADFQAIETGMTEGHPCFVANNGRLGFGIRDYHRYAPEAGRPVRLLWLAAHRDHATFTCTTDLDYDTHLRQQLGDETLARFAATLTGLGLDPAHYLLIPVHPWQWWNRISVTFAGEVATRRLVCLGEGPDEHLAQQSIRTFFNITAPHRDYVKTALSVLNMGFLRGLSAAYMAATPAINDWLADLLDGDDLIKSTGLTILRERAAIGYRHRQFEAATDRYSPYRKMLAALWRESPVPTLEPGQRLATMASLLHTDAAGRSLAAALIAESGLSAEGWLRRYLDAYLVPLLHTFYAYDLAFMPHGENVILVLDGGRVERVIFKDIAEEIVVMDPAMTLPEQVRRIQADIPEETRLLSIFTDVFDCFFRHLGALLATEGVLAEETFWRTVATCAADYRDRMPHLADRFQRYDLFADEFALSCLNRLQLRDNQQMVDLADPSAALQLVGTLRNPLAAWPPSTRAGTD; this is encoded by the coding sequence GTGAACCCCGTCCAGTCCCCCGCTCCCGACCTGTCGCCCGCCCCGGACCGGTCGGTCGCGCACCTGACCCCGGCGCACTGGGAGCGGGCCAACCGGCTGCTGGTCCGCAAGGCGCTCGCCGAGTTCGCCCACGAACGGCTGCTCACCCCGGAACCGATCGGCGCCGACCGGTACGTGGTGCGCGGCGACGACGGCACCGTCGAGTACCGGTTCACCGCCCAGGTGCTCACCCTGGAGCACTGGCACATCGACCCGGACAGCATCACCCGACACCGGGACGGGCGGGAGCTGCCGCTGGACGCCCTGGACCTCTGCACCGACCTGCGCGGCGCGCTCGGCCTCTCCGACCGGGTGCTGCCGCTCTACCTGGAGGAGATCACCTCGACGCTGGCCGGGACGGCGTACAAGCTCAGCCGGCCGCCGGTGCCCGCCGCCGAGCTGGCCCGAGCCGACTTCCAGGCCATCGAGACCGGCATGACCGAGGGGCACCCCTGCTTCGTCGCCAACAACGGGCGGCTCGGCTTCGGCATCCGCGACTACCACCGGTACGCCCCGGAGGCCGGCCGGCCGGTCCGCCTGCTCTGGCTGGCCGCGCACCGCGACCACGCCACCTTCACCTGTACGACGGACCTGGACTACGACACCCACCTCCGGCAGCAGCTCGGCGACGAGACCCTGGCCCGGTTCGCCGCCACCCTCACCGGCCTCGGTCTCGACCCGGCCCACTACCTGCTCATCCCGGTGCACCCCTGGCAGTGGTGGAACCGGATCTCGGTCACCTTCGCCGGCGAGGTGGCCACCCGCCGGCTGGTCTGCCTCGGCGAGGGCCCGGACGAACACCTCGCCCAACAGTCGATCCGGACCTTCTTCAACATCACCGCGCCGCACCGGGACTACGTCAAGACCGCCCTGTCCGTACTGAACATGGGCTTCCTGCGGGGGCTGTCCGCCGCGTACATGGCGGCCACCCCGGCGATCAACGACTGGCTCGCCGACCTCCTCGACGGCGACGACCTGATCAAGTCGACCGGCCTGACGATCCTGCGGGAACGCGCCGCGATCGGGTACCGGCACCGGCAGTTCGAGGCGGCCACCGACCGGTACTCCCCCTACCGGAAGATGCTCGCCGCGCTGTGGCGGGAGAGCCCCGTGCCGACCCTGGAGCCGGGTCAGCGGTTGGCCACCATGGCGTCGCTGCTGCACACCGACGCCGCCGGCCGGTCGCTGGCCGCCGCGCTGATCGCGGAGTCCGGGCTGTCCGCCGAGGGGTGGCTGCGTCGCTACCTGGACGCGTACCTGGTCCCGCTGCTGCACACCTTCTACGCGTACGACCTGGCGTTCATGCCGCACGGCGAGAACGTCATCCTGGTGCTGGACGGCGGACGCGTGGAACGGGTGATCTTCAAGGACATCGCCGAGGAGATCGTGGTGATGGACCCGGCGATGACGCTGCCCGAGCAGGTACGCCGGATCCAGGCGGACATCCCGGAGGAGACGCGCCTCCTGTCGATCTTCACGGACGTGTTCGACTGCTTCTTCCGGCACCTGGGCGCGCTGCTCGCCACCGAGGGCGTACTGGCCGAGGAGACCTTCTGGCGGACCGTGGCCACCTGCGCCGCCGACTACCGCGACCGGATGCCCCACCTGGCCGACCGGTTCCAGCGGTACGACCTGTTCGCCGACGAGTTCGCCCTGTCCTGCCTCAACCGGCTCCAACTCCGCGACAACCAGCAGATGGTCGACCTGGCCGACCCCTCCGCCGCCCTGCAACTCGTCGGCACCCTCCGCAACCCGCTCGCCGCCTGGCCCCCGTCGACCCGGGCAGGCACCGACTGA
- a CDS encoding NIL domain-containing protein, with the protein MDVRIVAGAVEQLAATRAGRLRIALPQTAPGLADALRELRTAGLGVEPAR; encoded by the coding sequence CTGGACGTACGGATCGTCGCCGGAGCGGTCGAGCAGCTCGCGGCCACCCGGGCGGGACGGCTGCGTATCGCACTCCCCCAGACGGCACCCGGACTGGCGGACGCGCTGCGCGAACTTCGCACGGCCGGGCTCGGTGTGGAGCCGGCGCGGTGA
- a CDS encoding glycoside hydrolase family 26 protein, protein MSEHGRRSRRTFWIWMAANGVILALIAGWLLRPGEADPTVAGTKPPSGVAGATPSPTEVPIPTKAEIMGIKGQRFGLSAPDVPWSAAKTERLSTAAGANPSMMMVFVKWTEEFRVEPIELCYERGALPVLSWEPWAGNDSGTSQPKYALSKIIDGSYDEYVTRFATAVRDARWPVAIRFAHEMNGSWYPWSESRSGNKKGQYVRAWRHVHDIFQKVGTTNVIWIWSPNILRPVPKVSIAALYPGDDYVDWAGMVGYAVKESTAAPVFEPTIKAIRKVTQKPIVITETGVQPGPRKVGWITNFFAWLPKHPDVIGFIWFEYSKEQGGSADWRYTATPAATTAFKAGLKSLKPAPGPAAG, encoded by the coding sequence GTGTCTGAGCATGGGCGTCGCTCGCGGCGCACCTTCTGGATCTGGATGGCCGCCAACGGGGTGATCCTCGCCCTGATCGCCGGCTGGCTACTCCGGCCCGGCGAAGCGGACCCGACGGTCGCCGGCACCAAGCCGCCGTCCGGCGTTGCCGGCGCCACCCCCTCGCCGACCGAGGTCCCGATCCCGACCAAGGCCGAGATCATGGGCATCAAGGGCCAGCGCTTCGGACTCAGCGCGCCGGACGTGCCGTGGTCGGCGGCGAAGACCGAACGGTTGTCCACCGCCGCCGGGGCCAATCCGTCGATGATGATGGTCTTCGTCAAGTGGACCGAGGAGTTCCGGGTCGAACCGATCGAACTCTGCTACGAGCGGGGGGCGTTGCCCGTCCTCTCCTGGGAGCCCTGGGCCGGCAACGACAGCGGGACCAGTCAGCCGAAGTACGCACTGTCCAAGATCATCGACGGGTCGTACGACGAGTACGTGACGCGGTTCGCCACCGCGGTACGCGACGCCCGCTGGCCCGTCGCGATCCGGTTCGCCCACGAGATGAACGGTTCCTGGTATCCGTGGTCGGAGAGTCGGTCCGGCAACAAGAAGGGCCAGTACGTGCGCGCGTGGCGGCACGTGCACGACATCTTCCAGAAGGTGGGCACCACCAACGTCATCTGGATCTGGAGCCCCAACATCCTCCGCCCGGTGCCGAAGGTGAGCATTGCCGCGTTGTACCCCGGCGACGACTACGTCGACTGGGCGGGCATGGTCGGCTACGCGGTCAAGGAGAGCACCGCCGCGCCGGTCTTCGAGCCCACCATCAAGGCGATCCGGAAGGTGACTCAGAAGCCGATCGTGATCACGGAGACGGGGGTCCAGCCCGGTCCGCGCAAGGTCGGGTGGATAACGAACTTCTTCGCCTGGCTGCCCAAGCATCCGGATGTCATCGGCTTCATCTGGTTCGAGTACAGCAAGGAGCAGGGCGGCTCGGCCGACTGGCGGTACACCGCCACGCCCGCGGCGACCACGGCGTTCAAGGCGGGCCTCAAGTCCCTGAAGCCGGCCCCGGGGCCGGCCGCGGGGTAG
- a CDS encoding GNAT family N-acetyltransferase, whose translation MTTVVYRRNDRRLGAFALRTLDPDADAALLRGWVTHPKAAFWMMLDADLAAVAGEYRRIHAHPHHDAFVGLWRDQPAFLAERYGPAHVELVGLHDAAEGDVGMHFLCAPTDTPVHGFTLAVITTVMAWLFADPATRRVVVEPDVRNSAVHALNAAVGFTVVGPIAKPEKDALLSVCTRAMFENATGLTTGGPATPGGVPA comes from the coding sequence GTGACCACCGTCGTGTACCGCCGGAACGACCGACGGCTCGGCGCGTTCGCCCTGCGTACGCTCGACCCGGACGCGGACGCCGCGCTGCTGCGTGGCTGGGTGACCCACCCGAAGGCCGCGTTCTGGATGATGCTCGACGCCGACCTGGCCGCGGTCGCCGGCGAGTACCGCCGCATCCACGCCCACCCGCACCACGACGCCTTCGTCGGCCTGTGGCGGGACCAGCCGGCCTTCCTCGCCGAACGGTACGGCCCCGCGCACGTCGAACTGGTCGGCCTGCACGACGCGGCGGAGGGCGACGTCGGCATGCACTTCCTCTGCGCGCCCACCGACACGCCGGTGCACGGCTTCACCCTGGCCGTGATCACCACGGTCATGGCCTGGCTCTTCGCCGACCCGGCGACCCGACGGGTGGTGGTCGAACCGGACGTGCGCAACAGCGCGGTGCACGCCCTCAACGCGGCCGTCGGCTTCACCGTCGTCGGCCCGATCGCCAAACCCGAAAAGGACGCCCTGCTCAGCGTCTGCACCCGCGCCATGTTCGAGAACGCCACCGGCCTGACCACCGGCGGTCCGGCCACCCCCGGAGGAGTGCCCGCGTGA
- a CDS encoding ThuA domain-containing protein has protein sequence MPNVQLTRIYDGVAQGELPSADTDLRLDLQDAADLLAVNSLIRKGVRVCRLADGSVAIPATPGSRQLLKDEVRAHGVTFQRAPAGWHGTPLNEIVVGYLGSVEERDTLIDLGFATRAVTAATLAGTLTDEVDVLLVASNVNLANLTAPNRNALEAFLARGGGVVGLGTAGASFGRATSLLSVTATAGPSLASGVANVVNHDGPVTSGAVPHSFISQPVWFTNLGTEVTVEQSYAADPPLAGWWAATGAGTNGQSAAANQASIIRSVSAGGNGVVLFGTAPTFRLHRKGLQPQLGRALLWAAQP, from the coding sequence TTGCCGAACGTACAGCTGACCCGGATCTACGACGGCGTTGCCCAGGGTGAACTGCCGTCCGCCGACACCGACCTGCGCCTGGACCTCCAGGACGCCGCCGACCTGCTGGCGGTCAACTCGCTGATCCGCAAGGGTGTCCGGGTGTGCCGGCTCGCCGACGGGTCGGTGGCGATTCCGGCCACCCCGGGCAGCCGTCAACTGCTCAAGGACGAGGTCCGTGCGCATGGCGTCACCTTCCAGCGTGCCCCGGCCGGCTGGCACGGGACGCCGCTGAACGAGATCGTCGTCGGCTACCTGGGCAGCGTCGAGGAACGCGACACCCTGATCGACCTCGGCTTCGCGACCCGGGCGGTGACCGCCGCGACGCTGGCCGGCACGTTGACCGACGAGGTCGATGTGCTGTTGGTGGCGAGCAACGTCAATCTGGCGAACCTGACGGCTCCGAACCGGAACGCGCTGGAGGCGTTCCTGGCCCGGGGCGGCGGCGTCGTCGGGCTGGGCACCGCCGGCGCGAGCTTCGGCAGGGCCACCTCGTTGCTGAGCGTCACCGCCACCGCCGGGCCGTCGTTGGCCAGCGGAGTGGCCAACGTCGTCAACCACGACGGCCCGGTCACCTCCGGCGCCGTCCCGCACTCCTTCATCAGCCAGCCGGTCTGGTTCACCAACCTCGGCACCGAGGTGACGGTCGAGCAGTCGTACGCCGCGGACCCGCCGCTCGCCGGCTGGTGGGCGGCAACCGGCGCCGGTACGAACGGGCAGAGCGCCGCCGCGAACCAGGCCAGCATCATCCGGAGCGTCAGCGCGGGCGGCAACGGTGTGGTGCTCTTCGGTACCGCCCCGACGTTCCGGCTGCACCGGAAGGGCCTGCAGCCGCAGTTGGGTCGAGCGCTGCTCTGGGCCGCGCAGCCGTGA